Genomic segment of Mycoplasmopsis edwardii:
TTTGTTCCTTATCTAAGTGCTTCAAATGAATATAAATCAAAACCTTCCCAAGTATCAATCTCAACACTTCGTTCATTTGGTTTAAACCCTGATTTACTTTTATTAAGATCACAAGGTAAAGTAGACCAAAAAATTGTACAAAAAGTAGCAGAAGCATCATTTTTAGATTCTCAAAATGTTATTAATATTCCTGATAAAGCGAACATTTATGAGATCCCACTATTCTTAAAAGTTCAAAATGTACTTGAAGTAATATATAAACACTTTGGGATTAAGAAAACTATTAAAGAAAACGTTTACAATAAATGAATTAACTTTGTAAGTCAATACCTTAAAGAAAATAAAAACAAAATTAAATTACTATTAGTAGGTAAGTACACCGAACTAGAAGATGCGTATTTATCAATCATCACATCATTAAAAATATCAGCAGCACACAATGATATTGAGTTAGAATACAAATTAATTAATGCGGATTATATTAATGAAGAAAACATTTCTGAAACAATCGACAAGTATGACGGTGTATTGATCTTACCTGGTTTTGGAGCTAGGGGCTTTGAAGCTAAAGTTAGAGTAGCAAAATACACTAGAGAAAAACAAATACCAACTTTAGGAATTTGTTTAGGGTTTCAAGCAATGAGTGTTGCACAAGCTAGAATTAAAGGTATTTCAAATGCAACAAGTAAAGAATTTGCAGATGAAAGCATGAGCCAAACATTTGTATTAACTCCTTTTTATGAAAACGGTGATAAAGATATTCTTGGTGGAACATTAAGACTTGGCGAATACCCAATTATCGCTAAAGACAACACGCTAGCAAAAGAAATTTATGGTTCAAATATATTTTATGAAAGACATCGCCACAGATATGAAATTAACCCTGAATATAGAAATAAATTAGAGGATAATGAATTTAAGTTCTCAGGAGTACATCCTGAAACTGGTGTAGCAGAAATTTGTGAAGTTAAAAATCATCCGTTTTATTTAGGTGTTCAATACCACCCTGAGTTTACAACAAGAGTTTTAACTTCGAATCCACTATTTGATAAATTTATAAGTGTTGTAAAAAATATCAAATAATGTGTAATATCAATAAAAAAGCAATAGTATATTAGTTACTATTGTTTTTTATTTGTACCAAATGTAATTGTGAATTACAAAGAAAACATTACTCTAAATATCAGACAAACCAATTAATAAATCTAAGAGTTATTTAATTGTAAATAATTACTAAAATAATTTAATCATAACTTTAGTAAATAATTTTATAAGAGATATTTTCAATGTTTAAGTGATTATCAATAAATCAAAAAAACTTGCACAAGTGATTTTTAAATTTTATAATAAAAAAAAGTTAACTTAATAGTTAACATTAGTTAAATATTTAAAACCTCATCCGGAACACTTATCATGTATATGGCAGGGGTTAAAGGAATCGAACCCTTACATTCAGTTTTGGAGACTGCAGCACTACCATTATACTAAACCCCCACAAATATTTACTATTTGATAATATTATAACTTATTTAAGAAATCTACACAAGAGCTTAGTTATTGTATTTTAATATTTGATGAGAAAATTTTACTTAATTTAATCAAATTTTTATTAGTGTTCGCAATTCTTTTGAATAGTAAAAATCATTTAAAATGTTATAATACAATTTATGAAAAAGATAGCTAAAAAGATAATAAAAATTAATTTTCAAGAGATAAATTTATTGCCAAAATGAACCATTAAAAAGATGGTTTTTGTTGCCATATTAATAGCGATTTCAGTAAGTTTTGCTGTTGTTGTTGTACAAATTATGCCTTTAGCTATTATTCCTTCATTTAAGATTTCATTTATTGGATTGCCAATCAAAATTACAGGGTTTATTTTTGGACCAGCTATTGGGGTTTTTGTTGGTTTGATAAGTGATTTACTTTCGATTTTATTTATTCCCCCTGCTGGATATCATCCACTATATACTGTAGCTGCAGCTATTAACGGACTAGTATCCGGAATTTTCGGGGTTTATTTTACCCATGTCTTAAAAACAGCATTTAGTCCTGAATATAAAATTCAAAGAATAGTTCAAAAAATTTCAATTCTTGGAGTTAAGTATAATGCAGCAAAAATGAATCAAAATTATAAACTTGCAGATAAGTATGCATTAGCCATTATTAAACTTGACAACAAAAAAGCATACATTAAAGAAAATGAAAGCATAAGAACACTTAAAAATATCAATGTTATTGTTTCTTTAGTTATCTTAACTTTAGTTCTTGGTATTATTTCAATCATAATTTATTATAGTCCACAAGAAATTTTAGACAGATCATTTATTTCGGATAAAAGAATTTTACTTCCGCTTATGAGTTTAGGAACTATTTCGATGATGTTCTTTGTTTCGATCGGTAGGTTTAAATTTAAATCAAAAACTTTCTTAGCGCTTGCGCCAATAGTTTCATTTAGTGCAGTGCTTGAATTAGTTAATTTACCAGTTCTTTCATATGCAGATTTATATTCAATTGGTGGTGGTGAAAAATCTGATATTTTCATTTGAATTACTCAACATGTAATCTTAAGCCCAGTTAAAATTTGGTTTAATGTTTTTGTTATTTATTTCTCTTATTCAATTGTTTATAAATTAATAAACAAAAATAATGCTCTTTCTTACAAATAATTATGAAAAGTAATAACTTCTTAAAAATTTCAAATATATTTGAAAATTTTGAAAAACCATACACTCTCAAAAACGAAAATAATACAAAATTAGAGCATTATATTAACATACCAGAAATATATCTTGATAAAAGAAGCACAGCCTTTTATATTTCGAGAAATAACAAAAACTTAAACTTTAAAAACATTTGGAAATCATTAAAGTCAAATAAGAATAGCACTATTTTCTTCAAAAACCTTATTGATGGCAAAGAAACATTTTTAACTAAAAAAGCTGATATTTTCAAGAAGATTGCATTTGTTGATTTTCACGAAGAAGACAACAATACAAACAACATTTTACCCTTTGTAGATATTTGGCAAGCTTGTGTTGATTCATATGAAAATAACAAAAAAGAATTTGATTTAAGGATTTTTAATAAAGATTTTGAGTTAACAATGAAGAATTCATTTTTCTCAAAGATTTCATTTTATTCAAATAGTATACATTCAATAAACTTATCGTATGAAACATATTTTAGTAACATTATTCGCCAGTTCCATGAAAAACAAGGTAAAAATAAATATTCACATGAGTCAATTATAAATTTACTTAATTCAACAAAAGGAACATTATCAGAATATAGATTTTTAATGTCTAATACTTTAATTGCTTTCTTTAAAGAGTTAAAAGAAAACCACACTAGATTAATTGATGAATATGAGAAAACTGACTTCAACCTTTCTAGAAAATCAATTGAACAAAACCAAACAGCTCTTAGATATATGAAGAAAATTAATCATTCTTCTATCCAAAAAGTTTGAGCAGATATTCAAAAAAGAGATGTCGAAACAGAGCTTAATTTTTTCAAAAGTTACAAAGCTAAAATTACTAAGAAAAATAAAACATACATTCTTTCAATTATTAAAAAAATTAAAGGTGAAAGAAAAATTCTTAAAATCAAACTTAAGAATCTTCCTCGCGATGATGATAAGTGATTAGAAGTTTATAAAAACTTATTAATCAAGAAGAGTTTAGTTAAATTCTGAAAAAAGCACTTCAGGGATATTTTATACCTTAAAACCAACATGATTTTTGAACTAGAAAATTACATAAATCACGAAATTAAAATGTTCTCTGAAAACCGCTTCTTCCCGATTCTTAAATCTAAGAAAAGTAAATATGAAAAAATCAAAAGAATAAAAGAAGTTGTTCATTATGAATTTGATATTCAAATCGATTTATATACTTCTGAGTCTAATAAAACAAAAGCAAAAATCAATAATGAATTTCAATGCTTATATAATAAGAAAAAAGAATTATCTAGCCTTGTTTTCACAAGAAAAGAAATTACAGCAGAAAAATCAAGTATTTTTAACTTTGAACAATCAATCAAACTTGCCGAAGCAGAAGTTAGATGAAGTGATTCGTCACAAGAAAAATTATTTAATTCATTTTTAAATAAAAAAGAATTAAAGGTTTCTAAGTTAGAAAAAAATATTAAGAATTATAAAAAAATGATCGATCCACTCCTTAGCTTAATTGAGTCTGCGGTATCAAAATCATTTGACCCAAAAGCTATTAGAGAAACACCTGTTTATAATGAAATAAAAAGGCTTAAAAAGCTTTTAACATTCAAAGAATGGGCGTTAGATTTACTTATTTCTTTAGCTAAGTTCACTTCTTCGAAAGGAAGAGTTCCAAAAAGCCTTGAGATTGAGTATTTAGCATCTTTAAAGTTTATTAACATATATGAAAACATATCAATTAAAATTGATAAGTTCTTTGAACCATATAAGAACCTTGACTTTAAAGATAGATTTAAACTGAAATTTGTTAAACATAGTCTTGAAGGTATTAAAATCTTGTTTGTTCAAGATGATGAAGAAAATGTTTCATATGACTCTAAAAAAGAGATTTTAAGAACATTGAATAATATTTCTGATAAGTTCAAAAATTCATTTGTCTTTATTACTGATGATTTAGAAATTATTGAAGATTTATTTGACGAAGTTTACTTTTTTGATGATTATAAACTTCTTGAATGAGGATCACAAAAAGAAATTAAGAAAAAACCAATTAACCCATTTGTTTATGAATTGATCAAAAAAGGAAGAGTTG
This window contains:
- a CDS encoding CTP synthase; amino-acid sequence: MKKQTKFIIQTGGVLSGLGKGVTLASIGNLLKMQGFSVFVMKLDPYLNIDPGVMSPVEHGEVYVTSDGGETDLDLGHYERFIDVKLTKKSNYTTGKILTHVFEKERKGLYNGKTVQIVPHVVDEIIEIIENIEKEQKPDFMLIEIGGTVGDIESNPYIYAISKFKSLRKNDILLSHLAFVPYLSASNEYKSKPSQVSISTLRSFGLNPDLLLLRSQGKVDQKIVQKVAEASFLDSQNVINIPDKANIYEIPLFLKVQNVLEVIYKHFGIKKTIKENVYNKWINFVSQYLKENKNKIKLLLVGKYTELEDAYLSIITSLKISAAHNDIELEYKLINADYINEENISETIDKYDGVLILPGFGARGFEAKVRVAKYTREKQIPTLGICLGFQAMSVAQARIKGISNATSKEFADESMSQTFVLTPFYENGDKDILGGTLRLGEYPIIAKDNTLAKEIYGSNIFYERHRHRYEINPEYRNKLEDNEFKFSGVHPETGVAEICEVKNHPFYLGVQYHPEFTTRVLTSNPLFDKFISVVKNIK
- a CDS encoding ECF transporter S component, giving the protein MKKIAKKIIKINFQEINLLPKWTIKKMVFVAILIAISVSFAVVVVQIMPLAIIPSFKISFIGLPIKITGFIFGPAIGVFVGLISDLLSILFIPPAGYHPLYTVAAAINGLVSGIFGVYFTHVLKTAFSPEYKIQRIVQKISILGVKYNAAKMNQNYKLADKYALAIIKLDNKKAYIKENESIRTLKNINVIVSLVILTLVLGIISIIIYYSPQEILDRSFISDKRILLPLMSLGTISMMFFVSIGRFKFKSKTFLALAPIVSFSAVLELVNLPVLSYADLYSIGGGEKSDIFIWITQHVILSPVKIWFNVFVIYFSYSIVYKLINKNNALSYK
- a CDS encoding MAG1360 family OppF-related protein, with the protein product MKSNNFLKISNIFENFEKPYTLKNENNTKLEHYINIPEIYLDKRSTAFYISRNNKNLNFKNIWKSLKSNKNSTIFFKNLIDGKETFLTKKADIFKKIAFVDFHEEDNNTNNILPFVDIWQACVDSYENNKKEFDLRIFNKDFELTMKNSFFSKISFYSNSIHSINLSYETYFSNIIRQFHEKQGKNKYSHESIINLLNSTKGTLSEYRFLMSNTLIAFFKELKENHTRLIDEYEKTDFNLSRKSIEQNQTALRYMKKINHSSIQKVWADIQKRDVETELNFFKSYKAKITKKNKTYILSIIKKIKGERKILKIKLKNLPRDDDKWLEVYKNLLIKKSLVKFWKKHFRDILYLKTNMIFELENYINHEIKMFSENRFFPILKSKKSKYEKIKRIKEVVHYEFDIQIDLYTSESNKTKAKINNEFQCLYNKKKELSSLVFTRKEITAEKSSIFNFEQSIKLAEAEVRWSDSSQEKLFNSFLNKKELKVSKLEKNIKNYKKMIDPLLSLIESAVSKSFDPKAIRETPVYNEIKRLKKLLTFKEWALDLLISLAKFTSSKGRVPKSLEIEYLASLKFINIYENISIKIDKFFEPYKNLDFKDRFKLKFVKHSLEGIKILFVQDDEENVSYDSKKEILRTLNNISDKFKNSFVFITDDLEIIEDLFDEVYFFDDYKLLEWGSQKEIKKKPINPFVYELIKKGRVGEQLNEMYRNNQFYINDGVITAGNKKHFVLASLQDFDRWIIKNYNDSKLRFLNDSKVISPTQKTKTMEAVIMKGYFDGNEVFLDEVNEDYYDSYLQKSYMVDDYVNWSKENEQIKHEVSQEETEKVV